The Poriferisphaera corsica DNA segment GACATCCCCATCAACCTCACCGACACCCGCCAACTCGTCCTCAAAGCCTTACCTGATCCCTGCGTCATCCGCGTCGCCGACACCTACTACGCCTACGGCACCACCGACCCCGGACAAGGTTTCCAAGCCTACAAATCCCAAAACCTCACCGATTGGCAATCCCTCGGCTTCGTTTTCAAGAAAACCGAATCCAGTTGGGGCCAAAAACATTATTGGGCGCCCTGCGTCGTTCAAAAGAACAACAAGTTCTACCTCTTCTACAGCACCTTCGGCCCGATCAACGGCACATGGGGCAGGGCAGGTCACCGCATCGGTGTCGCCATCTCCGAGTCAGGCCCCCAAGGCCCGTTCATCGAACAAAAAATCCCCCTCTTTGGCGTTGGCAAATCCATCATCGACGCCGAAGTCTTCATCGACAACGACGGCTCCGCCTACCTCTACTACGTCCTCGATATCAGCGAAAACAAACGTTCTGAAATCTTTGTCGTCAAACTCAGTGACGATCTTCTTAGTATTGCCGACCAATGGGATCAAGACGACACCACCAGCAACGAACCCGTTTGGTGCGCCGAACCCATCGGCAAATGGGAAGGCAAACAATGGAATGAAGGCCCCAACGTCTTCCGTGTCGACAAATGGTACATCATGATGTACTCCGCCAACGGCTTCTTCACCCCCGACTATTCCGTCGGCTACGCCATCGCCCCATCACCCCGCGGCCCATGGTTCAAAAGCCCCAGCAACCCCATCATCAAAAAAGATCCATCCTCCGCACCAAACCCCATTGTCGGCACAGGCCACAGCGATGTCGTCCAAGACCCTACCGGCCAATACTACATCTTCTATCACGCGCATAGCCAAGACCGTGGCGTTAAACGTCGCGACCTTTACGCTCAAAAACTCTACATCCAACCCGACAAAGACCTCATCCTCAAACTCACCCTCACACCTCAACCCGCTCCTCATAACCAATCAACGTCAACTCCTCCAATCAAGGACTGATTGCAGTAGCGACAAGGGGAGAGCAGGGGAAAACGAAGTGGAATAGGGGGAAAATAGGAGGGGGATGGAGGGGGATTAATTCGTTGCATGAATAAACTGCTTATACAGATGCGCATACGTCCCACCTTCATGCAGAAGCTCCACATGTGTTCCTTCCTCAATCACGCGTCCTTGATCCAAAACCAAAATCCTATCTGCCTGCCTGATCGTCGATAGCCTGTGCGCAACAACAAACGATGTTCGCCCCGCCAGTAAAATCTCAAGCGCCTTTTGGATCCGTGATTCTGTGATCCCATCCACCGATGACGTTGCCTCATCCAAAATCAAGATCCGCGGGTCTGCCAGCATCGCCCTGCAGAAACACACCAACTGCCTCTGCCCTAATGACAAGTTAGACCCCGCTTCGCCTACTTCCGTATGTAAGCCATCCGACAACTGCTCCAAAATATCCAGACAGTTCAGCGCCTCCGCCGCAGCATACACCTCCGCATCGCTCGCCTGTGGCCGCCCCATCCTGATATTCTCAAGCACACTCCCCGTAAACAGAAAATTCTGCTGCAACACAATCCCAAGCTGCCTCACCAATGAACCCGTCTCAATTTTTTCAACCCGTATCCCATCAATCCGCACCTCTCCCTCCGTCGGCAAGTAGAACTTCGATATCAGCTTAATCGCTGTACTCTTCCCCGATCCCGTCGCCCCAACCAGTGCGATCGTTTCTCCCTGCTTCGCCTCGAAATTCACATCCTCCAGCACCCGTACCCCCGGCTCGTACTCAAAACAAACCCCCTCAAACGTCACATCACCCACAATCTCACCCACCTCCTCAGCATCCTCATCCTCCATCGCCTCCACTTTCAAATCCAGCAGCGTAAACACACGCTCCGCGCCCGCCATCGCCGTCAGTGAAAAATGATACATCCGCCCAATGATCGCGATCGGGAAGAAGAACATCCCCGACATAAAGAAGAAGATCACCAGCGACCCAAACTCGCCCGCCTGTTCACCCGGATCCGCATACGTCATCCCCAAAATCTGATACCCACCCAGCACCAACAAGATCGCAATAAAGAACTGCGAGTTCAATTCCAACAGCGGCAAGAAGATCCCAGACAGCTCTGCCGTCCGTTGGTTGTATTGCGAATGATCTTCTACCAAACCCTTAAACCGCCGCGCATTCTCATCATGACGCACAAACCCCTGCGTTACACGGATCCCGTTCACGCTCTCTGCCAGCGTTGACGTGATTCGTGAAAAACTCTCCTGCACATCACGAAACGCCTTCGATAACTTCTTCCGAAAATACCCCGTAATCAACCAGATCACCGGCGCCATCACCAGCAACACCGAAAACAACACCGCATCGTAATACAGCATCACACCCGCCGCGATCAGCATCTGTCCCCCCTGGACCAGCGTGACAAACAGCACATCCTGCACCCCCATCCGCACGTTCTCAGTATCTGACGTGATCCGCGAAATGACCCGCCCCAATTTCGTGTGGTCATAAAACCGCATCGGCATCTTCTGCAGATGCGCAAAAATCTGTTCCCGCAAATCATGCACCACAAACTCACCCAGCATCATCGCCAGCTTCATCCGAAAATGAAACACAATCGAAGTCAGAAACGATAACACCAAAAAACCGCCCGTATACCAAACCGTCCCACTGAAATCCTTTTGCTCAATCGGCCCCTTAATAATATATCCCACAAACCAACCCAACAGCGGCAACTGAACCGCCCTTAAAAACACCGTTACCAGCAGCCAATTCCGCGTCTTCGCATACGGCTTCGTATACTGCAACAGCCGCATGATCAACCCCATCGACAGCGGCCGCTCCTTCACCTCCTCCAACTTCTGCAGCGCAACCAAATCATCCAGACCTAATTGATTGTTAGATCTGTCCGCCTCGTTTGTCCCCGTCTTCACCGCCGTTGCTGTTGTCGTTGTTGTCATATCCGTCACCTCTCCCTCCCCTATCCGTTAAGTTCAATTTCCAATCCCGCCCTCCCCCCCCTGTTCGTAAAATTAATTTTTCAATCCCGCCCTTGAATTGCAGCGCTTTTTGGTTGTGTCCATCAAGCCCCGCACCGCCGGTGCGGGGGTGTTCTCCCAATCAATGACCCCTTTCTTTCCTACAACCCCCATGGGCCCAACTTTCGGGGGTTCGGGGGAGGGCAGAGGCCTAACTTCCGGGGGAAACCAGCCCTAAAATCTCTCGCGACCTCGGATCCGCGATCTGCAGATCCGCCGCCGTCCTGTAATGCCCGCCATTCGCCATCAATTCCCCGTGCGTCCCCTGTTCCACAATCTTCCCCTTTTCCAGCACAATAATCTGATCCGCACGCCGCAGCGTCGACAACCTATGAGCAATCACAAATGTCGTCCGCCCCTTCATTGCCGCATCCATCGCGCTCAAAATTTCATGCTCGGTTTCCGGGTCAATCGCCGCCGTCGGATCATCTAACAATAAAATAGGCGGCTCCAGCAATAACGCTCTCGCAATCGCCAGCCGCTGCTTCTGACCACCCGACAGATTGTTCCCTCCCTCTTTCAGCTTCGTGTCGTACCCGTTTTCTAACCCCACAATAAACTCATGCGCCTGCGCGATCTTCGCCGCCTGTTCGATCTGTTCCCGCGTTGCCTCCGGATGCCCAAACGCAATATTCTCCGCCACCGTATCCGAGAACAAAAACGACTCCTGAAACACAATCCCGATGTTTCGTCTCAGATCAAACAAATCCACATTCCGTACATCCGTATCATCGATCAGCACCGCCCCTTCCTGTGGGTCATAAAACCGCGGGATCAGTGACAGCATCGTACTCTTTCCCGATCCTGTTGCCCCCAACACCGCCACACATTCCCCCGGCTCAGCCGTAAAGTTTACCCCATTAAGTACCCGCGCATCTTCATCCCCCTCATTCTCTCCGTACCCAAAGGACGTATTGAAAAACGTCACCTTCCCCGCAACCCGATCAATTCTCTTCGCGCATTTTCCACTCTCAATCTCGATCGGCGTATCCATCACTTCAAACACACGCTGCGCTGAGGTCAGCGACCGCTGCATCCCATTCGCGATCTGCGCAATCGAATGAATTTTGTCCGAAAACTGTTGCAAAAGCCCCGCAAAAACCACCAGCCCCGTCCCAATATTGAACGACGCATCATGAATATACAACCACCCACCATACACCAGCAGTACCGCGATATTCACCGACGGTAAAAACGAGATCACCGGCACAAACCAAGATACAACCCGAAAAATATAACTCTTCTGCGCCGCAACCTCATCATTCGCCCGCCCAAACACTTTCCGCTGCTCCCCCTGCAACCCAAACCCCTTCACAACATGCACCCCCTGCACATTTTCCGACAACACCCTCACCGCCCCATCAAACAGCCGTCTATTCTCCCGATAGGCCGGACGCACCATTCTCGAAAACAACACCACCAATAAATACACCACCGGCGTACTCACCAGCGTCGCCAACGTCAGACCCACATGAATCTGAAACATAAACACCACATACGCCGCCAGCGACAACCCAATAATGATCACCTCCAGCAACACCGCATCCACAAACATCCGCAGACCTTGCACATCTGATGTCACGCGGTTGATGATCGACCCCGACTCGTTCGCATCGAAAAATCGAAACGATAGCCGCTGCAATTTGTCATACACCGCCGACCGCAAATCCACCACCATCGTTTGCACCAACAGCGACTTCCACACCGTCGCAAAACGCTCCAGTATAAACCGACCTACCGCCAGCAAAAATACAATACCTGCCAACACACAAACAATCTGCAGCGCCCCCCACTCCCCCGGCGGCGCAATACCAAACGGATACTGCGGATCTTTCGCCTCAGCATTAAACCCCTTCTGAATAATGTCCACACCCAACCCTGTCAGGCCTAGCGTCGAGATAATCACGCCCAACAACACCAGCTGCACCACAAGCAGCCGCACCGCGTGAAATTTATACTGCCACGCCAACTTCACCATCCGCCAAACCAATTCCCCAGTCGTGTAATCAATATCCATCCCTCCCGTGCTGCTCACCTCCCCACTTTGTTTCTCGCGCACGACATCCTTGCTCTCCCCATCTGTCTTCCGTTTCGTCTCTGTTGCCGTTGCCAAATGAACATCCTTAGCCTGCTAGGCCGAACGTTTTTTCTCATGCATCAAGTCACCGCAACCCACGCTACCAGACGTGAATCACAACCCACGAATCTAACAACCATTCACAAACTTACAAGCGCAATCCGCGCACAATCGCCACATCGGTCAACAATGTCTCATCAGCCCATATTCCATCTCTTTTTTTGCACAACCCCTGTCTCTCAGATAATGCCTCTCGCTCCAATCTATCTCTCAATCATCCTCACCGCCCCGGTAACGGCGGCAGCCTTTCATTCATCCGCTCCAGCGGCAAAATCTCCACGTACAGCGGCAAATGATCAGACCCAATCTGCGGCCCAAGCCGGCGGTCAACCGCCGACAACTTCGGCGACACCAGACAATGATCCAGTGGCAATCTCAACCAGCTTGGAAACTGCGCCGGCCAAGTCCCCGCATAGCCCCAACCTTGTTGTGAATACACCAGCACCGGCACCTCACCCTCAGGGTTCATCAACTCACTCAGCGGATGACTAAACGGAGTCGCATTTAAATCACCTATCAATACCGGCGGAAACGGCTGATTCCTTGCCCATTCAAACGCCCTCACCAATTGCTCATTCCTCACCGACGCATAGCTCCCAGCCCACGTCCGCACATCCATCGGCACAATCGGCGGCAACGTGTGCAACGACAACACCGAATACGTTTGACCTTGCACTCTCACCGTCGCCTCGATCGCCGGAATGTTATAACCCCCCGTCATGTCCGCCAGCCCCGCATCAATCAACTTAAACTCATCACTCTGCCCACGCTTCACAAACATCGCAATCCCAAATGCATCCGATCGTGGCCGAGGCGTGTGTAAATCATATCCCTCAAAATACCCCTCTAAATTCATCAACCACCAAGTATTCACCTCCTGCAGAAAAATCAGATCCGCATCACTCTCCTCCATCAACTTACCCACCTGCTCGTAATCCATATTCCGATTATGCACATTCACATGCAGCAGCCGCAGTCCCCGCGCCCCTTCCTCAACCGTCGCATTCGCCACACTCTTCGCCGCCGGTAAATACAGCGGCGCTATAAACCCAAGATTGATCAGTAAACACAGCAGCATCAAACTCGACCAGAACCAACGCTGCCGTAAACCCATGACAATCACACTCAACACCAGTATCTCCGCGTAGATCAACCGGAAGTTCGACATCAAGTCTAATATATGGTTATATCGATTACCCAACCCCAATATCGTCCCCAACATCGCCCCGATTCCAATCAACAACACCACCCCACTCACCACACCCCACAGACGTCGAATCACGCCACCCACAGCACTGTGCCGCTCGGACGCAACCTCACCTTCTCCTCCCTCAACCCGCTCTTCTTCGCCAGAAGATCCAATTGGCTCATCAGGTGAATTCAAGGCTCATCTCGCATTCATATCAGGCAACAAGCTCACAATCACTGCACGATAAGACTCATCCCCATCACCCTATCTCCCTTTCATCGGCCACACCTCTTCGCACCACACACTTTTCATCCAACCTCTTTCTCCCCACATGCCCACTCCAGCCCCACACGCTATCATATTCCTTTCGTACACCCGCTTATCACCCCAGAGGTTTCCCCCGCCATGTCCACCAGCAAAAAAGTCTGCGTCTTCTGCTCCGCTTCCGACCGTGTTGATGCCGCCTATAAAACCGCCGCTCAAACCCTCGGCTCCCTCATCGGCCAACGCAACCACTCCCTCGTCTGGGGCGGCGGCAAAGTCGGACTCATGGGCGAAGTCGCACGCTCCGCACAATCCGCCGGCGCAACACTCTTTGGCGTCATCCCCGAATCCATGCAAGACATCGAGATCGCCTACACCGATGCCGACCAACTCGTCGTCACCCAAACCATGCGCGAACGTAAAGCGCTCATGGACTCCGAAGCCGACGCCTTCATCATCCTCCCCGGCGGCATCGGAACCCTCGAAGAACTCACCGAAATCATGGTGCTTCGTTACCTCAAATACCACGACCGTCCCATCATCCTCATCAACACCAACAACTTCTACGACCCCTTCATCAAACTCATGCAGCACTACGTCGACGAGAAATTTGCCAAACCCAAACACATGAACCTCTTCACTGTCGTCGATACCCCCGCTCAAGCCCTCGACCTCCTCTAATCCCTCCCCCATTATTGAACAACGATCTTTCTCCCTTGCCCGCAATCAAGCAGCGTTTTTCTCACGCATCGCCCATTCAACCTTGCGCACCAATTTCCGTACGCCCAGCACCGTACCCGCCGCAACCAATCCAC contains these protein-coding regions:
- a CDS encoding LOG family protein; its protein translation is MSTSKKVCVFCSASDRVDAAYKTAAQTLGSLIGQRNHSLVWGGGKVGLMGEVARSAQSAGATLFGVIPESMQDIEIAYTDADQLVVTQTMRERKALMDSEADAFIILPGGIGTLEELTEIMVLRYLKYHDRPIILINTNNFYDPFIKLMQHYVDEKFAKPKHMNLFTVVDTPAQALDLL
- a CDS encoding ABC transporter ATP-binding protein, whose translation is MATATETKRKTDGESKDVVREKQSGEVSSTGGMDIDYTTGELVWRMVKLAWQYKFHAVRLLVVQLVLLGVIISTLGLTGLGVDIIQKGFNAEAKDPQYPFGIAPPGEWGALQIVCVLAGIVFLLAVGRFILERFATVWKSLLVQTMVVDLRSAVYDKLQRLSFRFFDANESGSIINRVTSDVQGLRMFVDAVLLEVIIIGLSLAAYVVFMFQIHVGLTLATLVSTPVVYLLVVLFSRMVRPAYRENRRLFDGAVRVLSENVQGVHVVKGFGLQGEQRKVFGRANDEVAAQKSYIFRVVSWFVPVISFLPSVNIAVLLVYGGWLYIHDASFNIGTGLVVFAGLLQQFSDKIHSIAQIANGMQRSLTSAQRVFEVMDTPIEIESGKCAKRIDRVAGKVTFFNTSFGYGENEGDEDARVLNGVNFTAEPGECVAVLGATGSGKSTMLSLIPRFYDPQEGAVLIDDTDVRNVDLFDLRRNIGIVFQESFLFSDTVAENIAFGHPEATREQIEQAAKIAQAHEFIVGLENGYDTKLKEGGNNLSGGQKQRLAIARALLLEPPILLLDDPTAAIDPETEHEILSAMDAAMKGRTTFVIAHRLSTLRRADQIIVLEKGKIVEQGTHGELMANGGHYRTAADLQIADPRSREILGLVSPGS
- a CDS encoding glycoside hydrolase family 43 protein, with the translated sequence MISSIRHASYPLYALLITAISLLTPTTSLAADIPINLTDTRQLVLKALPDPCVIRVADTYYAYGTTDPGQGFQAYKSQNLTDWQSLGFVFKKTESSWGQKHYWAPCVVQKNNKFYLFYSTFGPINGTWGRAGHRIGVAISESGPQGPFIEQKIPLFGVGKSIIDAEVFIDNDGSAYLYYVLDISENKRSEIFVVKLSDDLLSIADQWDQDDTTSNEPVWCAEPIGKWEGKQWNEGPNVFRVDKWYIMMYSANGFFTPDYSVGYAIAPSPRGPWFKSPSNPIIKKDPSSAPNPIVGTGHSDVVQDPTGQYYIFYHAHSQDRGVKRRDLYAQKLYIQPDKDLILKLTLTPQPAPHNQSTSTPPIKD
- a CDS encoding ABC transporter ATP-binding protein, with the protein product MTTTTTATAVKTGTNEADRSNNQLGLDDLVALQKLEEVKERPLSMGLIMRLLQYTKPYAKTRNWLLVTVFLRAVQLPLLGWFVGYIIKGPIEQKDFSGTVWYTGGFLVLSFLTSIVFHFRMKLAMMLGEFVVHDLREQIFAHLQKMPMRFYDHTKLGRVISRITSDTENVRMGVQDVLFVTLVQGGQMLIAAGVMLYYDAVLFSVLLVMAPVIWLITGYFRKKLSKAFRDVQESFSRITSTLAESVNGIRVTQGFVRHDENARRFKGLVEDHSQYNQRTAELSGIFLPLLELNSQFFIAILLVLGGYQILGMTYADPGEQAGEFGSLVIFFFMSGMFFFPIAIIGRMYHFSLTAMAGAERVFTLLDLKVEAMEDEDAEEVGEIVGDVTFEGVCFEYEPGVRVLEDVNFEAKQGETIALVGATGSGKSTAIKLISKFYLPTEGEVRIDGIRVEKIETGSLVRQLGIVLQQNFLFTGSVLENIRMGRPQASDAEVYAAAEALNCLDILEQLSDGLHTEVGEAGSNLSLGQRQLVCFCRAMLADPRILILDEATSSVDGITESRIQKALEILLAGRTSFVVAHRLSTIRQADRILVLDQGRVIEEGTHVELLHEGGTYAHLYKQFIHATN
- a CDS encoding endonuclease/exonuclease/phosphatase family protein: MNSPDEPIGSSGEEERVEGGEGEVASERHSAVGGVIRRLWGVVSGVVLLIGIGAMLGTILGLGNRYNHILDLMSNFRLIYAEILVLSVIVMGLRQRWFWSSLMLLCLLINLGFIAPLYLPAAKSVANATVEEGARGLRLLHVNVHNRNMDYEQVGKLMEESDADLIFLQEVNTWWLMNLEGYFEGYDLHTPRPRSDAFGIAMFVKRGQSDEFKLIDAGLADMTGGYNIPAIEATVRVQGQTYSVLSLHTLPPIVPMDVRTWAGSYASVRNEQLVRAFEWARNQPFPPVLIGDLNATPFSHPLSELMNPEGEVPVLVYSQQGWGYAGTWPAQFPSWLRLPLDHCLVSPKLSAVDRRLGPQIGSDHLPLYVEILPLERMNERLPPLPGR